Proteins encoded by one window of Nicotiana tabacum cultivar K326 chromosome 10, ASM71507v2, whole genome shotgun sequence:
- the LOC107832807 gene encoding uncharacterized protein LOC107832807: protein MITISSWHLDLVPGVFCPKIGGVRPRLPSRIMSYKRSTFKSHHCNQLVSRKVPGRSVTHLSLAGHSVKCASFVERNYQSSVNNDEDPFLINTMKQAIRAVKSILLFLVEQPSQLKYIEWPGFQSTLKTATLALVLVGLFIIALSSIDSALSYMLALFLRRTA from the exons ATGATCACTATTTCCAGCTGGCATTTGGATTTAGTTCCAG GTGTCTTCTGCCCCAAAATTGGTGGAGTCCGTCCGAGACTACCATCTCGTATCATGAGTTACAAGAGGAGCACATTCAAAAGTCACCATTGCAATCAGCTTGTGTCTAGAAAG GTGCCTGGTAGAAGCGTTACACATTTATCTCTAGCTGGTCATTCTGTCAAATGTGCTTCATTTGTCGAAAGAAACTATCAATCTAGTGTCAATAACGATGAAGATCCATTTCTGATAAACACTATGAAGCAAGCTATAAG GGCTGTAAAATCGATACTACTATTTCTGGTTGAGCAGCCAAGTCAGCTGAAGTACATAGAATGGCCTGGATTTCAAAGCACG CTGAAGACTGCAACACTGGCACTTGTTCTAGTTGGGTTGTTTATCATTGCTTTATCGTCGATTGATTCTGCCTTGTCTTACATGTTGGCTCTATTTTTGCGGAGAACAGCATGA